A window from Thermoplasma sp. Kam2015 encodes these proteins:
- a CDS encoding DUF929 domain-containing protein: MKTKKFFNYFLSKHFRIWLRVLSVVLTALVVTVTLSYFVYYHQSAENSPGPIILEDIPSGKFVKVSNTDLFSSYQDGIFLISWYGCPIGAAYSWGIYGMLSKYTDLNKSVSTHRSDPNDVFPNTPGLIFSPFTFSAYGHTVKFYPVYLYNQYMNATVSGTPILAKNLIETGLQELQNDVSGGIYQTAIDYTTKVPILGYEKPSAFIGAPAHINSICIYSGTNGTYLINGPYFSPQLVDGFSPSYLESNYSSIQVIRNETNAFSEALNLSIQ; encoded by the coding sequence ATGAAAACAAAAAAATTTTTTAATTATTTTTTAAGTAAGCACTTTAGAATATGGCTGAGAGTTCTTTCAGTGGTTCTGACAGCATTGGTTGTAACGGTCACGCTGTCGTATTTCGTTTACTATCACCAGAGTGCAGAAAATAGCCCTGGACCAATTATTCTTGAAGACATACCATCCGGGAAATTTGTCAAAGTATCTAACACCGATCTGTTCTCTTCTTATCAGGATGGGATTTTTCTTATATCCTGGTACGGCTGTCCAATAGGTGCAGCTTATTCTTGGGGCATCTATGGGATGCTAAGCAAATATACAGATTTGAATAAGAGCGTGTCGACCCACAGGTCAGATCCGAATGATGTTTTTCCCAATACTCCAGGACTAATATTTAGTCCATTCACCTTCAGTGCTTACGGACATACAGTGAAATTTTACCCAGTCTACCTCTATAACCAGTATATGAATGCAACGGTTTCTGGAACTCCAATTTTGGCAAAGAATCTAATCGAAACAGGTCTTCAAGAGCTCCAAAACGATGTGTCAGGAGGAATATACCAAACTGCGATTGACTACACGACAAAAGTTCCTATTTTGGGCTATGAAAAACCAAGTGCCTTCATTGGTGCCCCTGCACACATAAATTCTATATGCATATACTCTGGAACAAATGGAACTTACTTGATTAACGGCCCATATTTTAGTCCTCAATTAGTAGATGGTTTTTCCCCGTCCTATCTGGAAAGTAATTATTCTTCGATACAAGTTATACGAAATGAGACGAATGCATTTTCTGAGGCGCTTAATTTATCAATACAATGA
- a CDS encoding Hint domain-containing protein has translation MVDKAKSVIIASIVVTSAFAISLTGMALEGVGPFKQAQSIGVQVFDGQGFPLVNASVQGIMYKPPDEGYGTENLFVVNTNEGGYASVTNLTPVRNLVNKWVEYQGAMLNSASHPDLLLLITYHDSNGTFLSIGSVNMSMAQISNGQSFRATIHMPLDKRHRLIPTGKPAAQAQASVVTDSSTLPTIIPDGAYFYWEQDYANYTPITQIPVTFAYIYGNAEAYISASASTTLNYNVGFALNPGSTSSAQYNAGGSGYSTSSGSVYSFQSGEMVYSYSTGSTGYAYINASVEGANYSLWYVDCYGAYPMDEYFYDVGIVNVQLVGSSSDIQSSTAFGITDSISNIEGLNTWQQETSGQPGQGIGNIGSQYYQISSQALVEQYTSTDSSWISFGIGLGAILLAFIAPPVGVALSVVGLLFGTLQFGSGFSSSNGMVQYDAPTNYDINTYVILSGSQYYLTNGYTGSVPMLGVEVYAYQVSSGSGGSGGGGGGGCVLKGTEITLANGTQIPVQDLRPGMKTLSYDTSNGSLIQSTVSSVTETNVSNVLELNNQIYISGMGDQPVYVKLANGTTEWLVLGEVNYGMSVFDPANNTWIPVTSITLHNGNYTVYDVVTARQFTDGGHTAVFNDYIANGVLLDKKLA, from the coding sequence GCCACCTGATGAAGGATATGGGACCGAAAACCTATTCGTAGTTAACACAAACGAAGGAGGATATGCTTCGGTCACGAACCTAACACCAGTTAGGAACCTTGTAAACAAATGGGTGGAATATCAGGGCGCCATGTTAAATTCCGCCAGCCATCCTGACTTGTTGTTATTGATAACTTACCATGATTCAAATGGAACATTTCTGTCAATCGGGTCTGTAAACATGTCGATGGCACAAATTTCAAACGGGCAGTCTTTCCGAGCTACCATCCATATGCCGCTTGATAAACGCCACAGACTGATTCCAACTGGCAAGCCTGCCGCTCAGGCACAAGCCAGTGTGGTAACTGACAGTTCCACATTGCCAACGATAATTCCCGATGGAGCTTACTTTTATTGGGAACAGGATTATGCAAACTATACACCAATAACACAAATACCAGTGACATTCGCCTACATATACGGTAACGCTGAAGCTTATATTAGTGCAAGTGCCTCGACAACTTTAAATTACAACGTGGGATTTGCGTTGAATCCTGGAAGCACTTCAAGTGCTCAGTACAATGCCGGCGGATCAGGATATTCGACCAGTTCAGGCAGCGTTTACAGTTTCCAATCAGGTGAGATGGTCTATTCTTATAGCACTGGTTCCACAGGTTACGCTTACATCAACGCGTCAGTGGAAGGCGCCAACTATTCTCTATGGTATGTAGATTGTTATGGAGCTTATCCAATGGATGAATATTTCTATGATGTAGGAATAGTCAACGTGCAACTCGTAGGATCCTCAAGTGATATCCAAAGCAGTACGGCATTTGGAATAACGGATTCCATAAGCAACATAGAAGGCCTAAATACCTGGCAGCAAGAAACTAGCGGGCAACCAGGACAGGGCATCGGTAACATCGGATCACAGTATTACCAGATTTCTTCACAAGCACTGGTTGAGCAATATACAAGCACTGACAGTTCGTGGATTAGCTTTGGAATAGGTCTGGGTGCAATTCTGCTGGCATTTATTGCCCCCCCGGTTGGAGTGGCTCTCTCAGTGGTGGGACTCCTTTTCGGTACATTGCAGTTTGGTAGTGGTTTTTCCTCATCCAATGGAATGGTGCAATATGACGCGCCAACCAATTACGATATCAACACTTATGTAATTTTGTCAGGTTCTCAATATTACCTGACCAATGGTTACACCGGAAGTGTGCCAATGTTGGGGGTCGAAGTATATGCCTATCAGGTAAGTTCTGGTTCAGGAGGATCGGGTGGTGGAGGCGGCGGAGGCTGTGTTTTAAAAGGAACAGAGATCACTCTGGCTAACGGAACACAAATCCCGGTACAGGATCTACGACCAGGAATGAAGACCCTGTCATATGATACTTCAAATGGTAGTCTTATACAGTCAACCGTTTCGAGTGTAACGGAAACAAATGTTTCAAACGTGCTGGAGCTGAACAACCAAATATACATATCAGGGATGGGGGATCAACCGGTCTATGTTAAGCTAGCTAATGGCACAACGGAATGGTTGGTTCTAGGAGAAGTGAACTATGGAATGAGTGTTTTTGATCCTGCAAACAACACATGGATTCCGGTAACGAGCATAACCTTGCATAATGGAAACTACACTGTATACGATGTCGTCACAGCAAGGCAATTCACAGATGGAGGTCACACAGCAGTTTTCAATGATTACATAGCGAACGGTGTGCTTTTGGACAAGAAACTAGCTTAG
- a CDS encoding PKD domain-containing protein has protein sequence MILSGVGIAGFQALSHWDPSKGHNNRPIIGIKPADVSASSGGTTTVYYGQTVSFSTVSGRSSSATNENKQTSTSGYPPPDYPPYPSTPGWTLDVGGSSVESGTASASGVSYDQWYTQSEQYLIGGYVYTTYSYSETSWSGAYISGVTYTIPNSGGSSGGTDESWSLSTDGASASGTLDVYTPYATISASTTTPDAGQSVSFSSSLPSGVSYSYQWYLNGNAVSGATGSSYSFTPSSPGSYSVYLEATENGYSFSSNTVTISANSDPSISISSNRNPSDAGQTVDFSTSVSGGTGSYTTYGYVLYDGTSTSDSQLASGSSSSFSYTFSSAGQYLLHYSVTDSNGYTASTSITQTVNTDPSVSIASSQNPTDSGRTVEFTSSVSGGTPGYSYSWSVDGNSYNTKDINVSFSSSGSYGVDLTVTDSAGYSVSQSITETVNSDPTVSASSNVSSADVGYPIEFSSTPSGGTGSYSYSWTLNGQQVSTSQDFSYSFDQSG, from the coding sequence ATGATCCTGTCCGGTGTCGGGATAGCGGGATTCCAGGCGCTGAGCCACTGGGACCCCTCTAAAGGACATAATAACCGTCCCATCATCGGAATCAAGCCTGCTGACGTCTCCGCATCAAGTGGCGGTACAACAACTGTATATTATGGTCAGACTGTCTCATTTTCAACAGTATCCGGGAGATCCAGTTCCGCCACAAACGAGAATAAACAGACGTCCACCTCCGGATACCCGCCTCCTGATTATCCACCCTACCCGAGCACACCAGGCTGGACTCTGGATGTCGGAGGTTCGTCAGTCGAATCAGGGACAGCATCAGCCAGCGGAGTCTCTTATGATCAGTGGTATACACAGAGTGAGCAGTACCTTATTGGAGGCTACGTTTACACTACTTACTCCTATTCGGAGACCTCATGGTCCGGTGCATACATATCTGGGGTCACATACACGATTCCAAACTCAGGTGGATCATCAGGAGGAACCGATGAATCATGGTCTCTTTCCACCGATGGTGCATCCGCTTCCGGCACTCTTGATGTTTACACACCCTATGCCACTATATCAGCAAGCACAACCACACCAGATGCCGGGCAGTCTGTATCATTCTCCTCAAGCCTGCCATCAGGCGTATCCTACTCATACCAGTGGTACCTTAACGGCAATGCAGTCAGTGGGGCAACCGGTTCATCATACTCATTCACGCCTTCCTCTCCCGGATCATATTCTGTGTACCTTGAGGCAACCGAGAACGGGTACAGTTTTTCATCAAACACAGTCACAATATCGGCAAACAGTGACCCATCCATATCCATCTCATCAAACAGGAACCCATCTGATGCCGGTCAGACTGTGGACTTCAGCACCTCTGTATCCGGAGGGACCGGATCGTACACAACTTACGGCTATGTCCTCTATGACGGCACATCCACATCGGATTCCCAGCTGGCATCCGGATCATCATCGTCATTCTCCTATACGTTCAGTTCTGCAGGGCAGTATCTCCTGCACTACTCCGTGACTGATTCCAACGGATATACTGCTTCGACCTCAATTACGCAGACAGTCAATACAGATCCCTCAGTTAGCATAGCCTCATCGCAGAACCCCACAGATTCAGGGAGGACAGTTGAGTTCACATCATCGGTGTCCGGAGGCACCCCGGGATACAGCTATTCCTGGTCAGTTGACGGAAATTCTTACAACACCAAGGATATCAATGTGTCATTCAGCTCATCCGGTTCATACGGTGTCGACCTCACAGTGACTGATTCAGCAGGCTATTCCGTCTCACAGTCCATCACTGAAACGGTCAACTCTGATCCGACTGTATCTGCATCCTCAAATGTCAGCAGTGCCGATGTTGGCTATCCAATAGAATTCTCCTCAACACCATCCGGCGGAACCGGATCATACAGCTACTCCTGGACACTCAACGGGCAGCAGGTGTCAACATCCCAGGACTTCTCATATTCCTTTGACCAGTCAGGATGA
- a CDS encoding DNA adenine methylase: protein MRDLCSTHRTEAVNRARPILKWAGGKRQIISDLVWSVPENFNTYYEPFFGGGALFIELSNRGLLRKSVISDINGDLMDLYRMVRDRPDDLANALSSLRFRNSKDDYYVAREQYNSMKRESCPEKYALLIYLNRHGYNGLYRVNSRGDFNVPFGRYENPSLPMASDIYALSDVLKKAQILNADYREAVKTASRHDFVYFDPPYMPINGSSNFTSYSPSGFSEDDQRDLFHTFLDLSEREVFVMESNSGTPFIEDMYSGFNMFRVKARRNINSVANLRGPIDEIIIRNYD from the coding sequence GTGCGAGATCTTTGTTCCACACACCGAACCGAAGCGGTCAATAGAGCCAGACCTATACTTAAATGGGCAGGAGGAAAGAGGCAGATCATTTCTGATCTTGTATGGTCTGTGCCAGAAAATTTCAATACATACTATGAACCATTCTTTGGCGGAGGAGCGCTGTTCATCGAGCTCTCAAATCGTGGGCTTCTGAGAAAATCGGTCATCTCAGATATCAACGGAGATCTCATGGATCTTTACCGAATGGTCAGAGACAGGCCAGACGATCTTGCGAACGCACTGTCCTCATTGAGATTCAGAAACAGCAAGGATGATTATTATGTGGCAAGAGAACAGTACAATTCGATGAAACGTGAAAGCTGTCCAGAAAAGTACGCTCTACTCATATATCTCAACAGGCATGGATACAATGGTTTATACAGAGTGAACTCCAGGGGTGACTTCAATGTACCGTTTGGAAGATATGAAAATCCATCTCTACCTATGGCCAGTGACATCTACGCTCTTTCTGATGTGCTCAAAAAAGCCCAGATACTCAATGCGGATTATAGAGAAGCAGTCAAGACTGCGTCTCGTCATGACTTCGTCTATTTTGATCCCCCATATATGCCCATAAATGGGTCTTCGAATTTTACATCGTACAGTCCCAGCGGTTTCAGCGAAGATGATCAGAGAGATCTCTTTCATACTTTTCTAGATCTGTCAGAAAGGGAAGTTTTCGTAATGGAGAGCAATTCAGGTACACCGTTTATAGAAGATATGTATTCTGGATTCAATATGTTCAGAGTGAAGGCCAGAAGGAATATAAATTCGGTGGCTAATTTGAGAGGCCCAATCGATGAGATCATAATAAGAAATTACGATTAA
- a CDS encoding IS4 family transposase codes for MIDVVRKILKKPCENVSAITEVDLYSKKINFLEHAMLLVQSAISHEDLTDISMDNHVSKSQISKLDTRRPYQVFLELFYDLIYPYIMAHNYAMYRRFLNIIGIDSTFIRTAIKESGKYRRQKTESGIKMHHAAVVFPFTLPIESLVTPANLNDSPGFDEIIGSIDPDLLKGSILTFDLGYYDLDRFMDLKSRKIRFVTRIKKNASYEVVKKYAHSRIVRFRNGVILRLVSIYVDGEQKDYLTDIMDLPDFYIHCIYSQRWNIEIFFRTMKSYLRIDHLISRNVNGILIQIFSALIAYVILRMIQDMISCRMGIPDLIRMIRHGIVLPFRKSAKGGYPVNI; via the coding sequence ATGATCGATGTTGTCAGGAAGATCCTCAAAAAACCATGTGAAAACGTGTCTGCTATTACAGAAGTGGATCTGTATTCAAAGAAGATAAATTTCCTGGAACATGCAATGCTTCTGGTGCAATCCGCAATATCCCATGAGGATCTCACTGACATTTCCATGGACAATCATGTGAGCAAGTCACAGATATCAAAGCTTGATACCAGAAGACCTTACCAGGTCTTCTTAGAATTATTCTACGATCTGATATATCCATACATAATGGCGCATAACTATGCTATGTACAGGAGATTCCTCAACATAATAGGCATTGACTCCACATTCATCCGCACAGCAATAAAGGAATCCGGGAAATACAGGCGACAGAAGACAGAGAGTGGCATAAAGATGCATCATGCTGCCGTAGTTTTTCCATTCACATTACCGATTGAATCACTGGTAACGCCGGCTAACCTGAATGATTCACCAGGATTCGATGAAATCATTGGAAGCATTGATCCCGATCTCCTGAAAGGATCGATACTGACGTTCGATCTCGGCTATTATGATCTTGATCGATTCATGGATCTCAAGAGCAGGAAAATAAGGTTCGTTACAAGAATAAAGAAGAATGCCAGTTATGAGGTTGTAAAGAAATATGCACATTCCAGGATTGTAAGGTTCCGCAATGGAGTGATCCTTAGACTGGTGAGCATTTACGTTGATGGAGAGCAGAAAGATTATCTCACAGACATAATGGATCTTCCTGACTTCTACATCCACTGTATATATTCACAAAGATGGAATATAGAGATATTCTTCCGCACGATGAAATCATATCTCAGGATAGATCATCTCATATCCAGGAATGTAAACGGCATCCTGATACAGATATTCTCCGCACTGATAGCATATGTCATTCTGAGAATGATACAGGATATGATCTCCTGCAGAATGGGCATTCCAGACTTGATAAGGATGATCAGGCATGGGATCGTTCTGCCTTTCAGGAAATCTGCAAAAGGCGGTTATCCAGTTAATATATAA
- a CDS encoding PKD domain-containing protein, producing MTITDSVGVQSSASVTVNINPNPAVSISSSQNPTDVGNSVAFSSSESGGTGTDTYVWYINGVQESTASSFSYSFSSSGIYYVNVTVTDSDGHTAQYSLKETVNPDPSVVIHVVHNPTDAGIWANFTASISGGTPEYSYSWTINGETLTSAYVNYTFTSPGTFPVSLTVTDGNGNTASASVNEVVNPDPSVLIDAQYTTVDQGINDTFYADISGGTSPFNYTWSMGSSIMNYSQQFHMNFSATGSYTINLTIIDSLGEKSTASFKVTVIEKPSALIEGSNITDVSTTTYWEGYGSYGTAPYNYYWFINGVNTSTGLYLEYSFPSSGKYNISLLIDDSQGSKAYAYLDVQVEPKPSVKASESISSTDVGIPVRFTSSLTGGTPFFNYTWSVSGIGIVWYQASLTYIFSQPGSYNVSLSVTDGSGNRASSSIGIRINPLPHARILPEYSNIDPNVTDTFNSNITGGTPGFHYKWYINGTVEGNGSSISWSFSTAGIYPVRLVVTDSQGQTDSYSTDITVASYPKASIISSSSDLDANVSDQFRASGFGGIGPYGYEWIIAGHEFSNSTVSYAFRSPGNYSVQLIISDSFGKDAATSITVDVHPDPTISVFWKGKPVVSIPFSMNANITGGISPYQISWIFPSGQHETGAAISHVFSSSGPDTFEVQVTDHGGYTETRNFTVNVGLYVAIAANQTSGLGPLSVQFSSSVLGGSDYAYNWSFSPNHYSLEANPIYTFPVGNYTVHFSVTSANGATGYANISIQSLPPPVHFNYSTGLNITQAFHFQAFPNWDAAGPYNMSWSFPNGQTITGMNISYKFPVYNELNTVIATFSYGNGKTWTQYLTVRMIPAVRGCLVGFCSYFSA from the coding sequence GTGACAATAACGGATTCAGTGGGAGTGCAGAGCAGCGCATCTGTCACTGTGAACATCAATCCAAATCCCGCAGTCTCCATAAGCAGCAGCCAGAATCCAACCGATGTGGGGAATTCCGTGGCCTTTTCCTCATCTGAATCCGGAGGCACGGGAACGGACACATATGTGTGGTACATCAACGGGGTTCAGGAATCAACGGCGTCATCATTCTCCTATTCATTCTCTTCATCAGGCATTTATTATGTGAATGTCACTGTAACTGATTCCGATGGCCACACTGCACAATATTCCCTGAAGGAAACGGTCAACCCTGATCCTTCAGTTGTGATCCATGTTGTCCATAACCCCACCGATGCCGGCATATGGGCGAACTTCACCGCATCCATATCAGGTGGTACTCCAGAATACAGCTATTCCTGGACCATAAACGGTGAGACGCTCACATCAGCATATGTCAACTACACATTCACCTCACCAGGAACCTTCCCTGTATCCCTCACAGTTACGGATGGCAATGGGAATACCGCCTCCGCATCCGTGAATGAGGTGGTGAATCCTGATCCTTCAGTCTTAATAGATGCACAGTACACCACTGTTGATCAGGGCATCAACGACACATTCTATGCCGACATTTCAGGGGGCACATCCCCCTTCAATTACACCTGGTCAATGGGAAGCAGCATCATGAATTACTCCCAGCAGTTCCACATGAACTTCTCTGCCACTGGATCATATACGATCAATCTGACCATTATTGATTCCCTGGGAGAGAAATCCACTGCATCATTCAAGGTAACTGTCATTGAGAAGCCCTCTGCCCTAATTGAGGGATCAAACATAACGGATGTTTCCACAACTACCTACTGGGAAGGTTATGGATCATACGGGACAGCGCCATACAACTACTACTGGTTCATCAACGGGGTCAATACATCCACAGGCCTCTATCTTGAGTATTCCTTCCCATCTTCCGGGAAATACAATATCTCACTTCTCATAGACGACAGCCAGGGATCCAAGGCATATGCATACCTTGATGTCCAGGTTGAACCAAAACCATCGGTGAAGGCATCAGAATCCATTTCATCTACCGATGTTGGCATCCCAGTTAGATTCACATCATCATTGACGGGCGGAACACCTTTCTTCAACTACACATGGTCAGTCTCCGGAATCGGCATCGTCTGGTATCAGGCCAGTCTCACATACATATTCTCCCAGCCAGGATCGTATAACGTTTCCCTTTCGGTCACGGACGGATCAGGGAACAGGGCATCCTCATCTATCGGGATAAGAATCAATCCGCTTCCTCATGCCAGGATACTCCCGGAATACAGCAACATCGATCCCAATGTTACCGATACATTCAACTCCAACATAACGGGAGGCACTCCCGGATTCCATTACAAATGGTACATCAACGGTACCGTGGAGGGGAATGGCAGCTCCATATCATGGTCATTCAGCACTGCCGGAATATATCCCGTAAGGCTTGTGGTGACGGATTCCCAGGGCCAGACGGACTCATATTCCACTGATATAACTGTGGCCTCATATCCCAAGGCATCCATCATTTCATCATCATCCGATCTGGATGCAAACGTCAGCGACCAGTTCAGGGCATCAGGCTTCGGTGGCATCGGCCCGTACGGGTATGAGTGGATCATTGCAGGACATGAATTCAGCAACTCCACAGTCAGCTATGCATTCCGGTCTCCAGGCAATTACTCAGTGCAGCTGATCATATCGGATTCATTCGGCAAGGATGCCGCCACATCAATAACGGTTGATGTGCATCCCGATCCCACAATATCCGTATTCTGGAAAGGAAAACCTGTTGTGTCCATCCCATTCAGCATGAATGCAAATATAACCGGTGGTATCTCCCCATACCAGATATCATGGATATTCCCATCAGGGCAGCATGAGACAGGCGCTGCCATTTCACATGTCTTTTCATCCTCCGGTCCGGATACATTCGAGGTTCAGGTCACAGACCACGGGGGTTACACAGAAACAAGGAACTTCACTGTGAACGTTGGCCTGTATGTTGCAATAGCAGCCAATCAGACTTCGGGTCTTGGTCCTCTGTCAGTGCAGTTCTCTTCCAGCGTTCTCGGGGGATCTGATTACGCATACAACTGGTCATTTTCACCGAATCACTATTCCCTTGAGGCAAATCCGATCTACACATTCCCTGTTGGAAACTACACAGTTCACTTCTCGGTGACATCAGCAAACGGTGCAACCGGCTATGCCAATATCAGCATCCAGAGCCTGCCGCCTCCAGTCCATTTCAATTATTCAACCGGCCTGAACATCACGCAGGCCTTCCACTTCCAGGCATTTCCAAACTGGGATGCAGCAGGACCATACAACATGTCATGGTCATTCCCCAATGGCCAGACCATCACAGGAATGAACATATCTTACAAATTTCCGGTCTACAATGAGCTCAATACAGTCATTGCAACCTTCTCTTATGGAAATGGGAAAACGTGGACCCAGTATCTCACGGTGAGGATGATACCAGCAGTGCGGGGATGCTTGGTGGGCTTTTGCTCATACTTCTCGGCATAG